The nucleotide window TTTGCAGTAAACATACCACCGCAAGAACCAGCGGTTGGACATGCATAGTTTTCAATGTTTTTGAGTGCCTCTAGTGTGAGATTTCCAGCGTCATATGCTCCGACTGCCTCGTACACATCTTGTACTGTGAGCTGTTTTCCATTTAGCATGCCCGGCATTATAGTTCCACCATACACGAATATTGATGGTAGATTCAATCGAGCCATTGCCATCATTGTGCCAGGCAAGCTCTTATCACACCCTGCAATTCCTACCAGTCCATCATATTGATGTGCACGCACCATCAATTCTATAGAATCTGCAATTACCTCTCTTGATATCAGTGAAGACTTCATTCCTTCGTGGCCCATGGCTATCCCATCGGATACTGCTATGGTGGAAAATTCTCTTGGGGTAAATCCCGCATCTGACACTCCTTGCTTTGCCTTGATTGCTAGTCTTGGCAGGTGAATATTACAAGGTGTGGCCTCATTTCCAGTGTGACACACGCCAATAAACGGTTTATCTAAATCATTGTCAGTTAGGCCCATTGCCTTGTACATGGCTCGGTGTGGGGCCCGTGATGTTCCCTCTACTACGTTTCTGCTTGATATTTCCATCATATCACCACCATATTCAATACAATATTAGAATTTGGTTGATTTTCAGCTATTTCTTTTCAATGAACAGACCATCCAACTCCATAAGGTAGTTGTCCACTTGGGTCTGGTTTTCGTTTCCGTATAACACGAGGATTCTATCGTCCTCATTTAGGACATAGTCTGTGAGTGATGGTATCTTTTCATGGTTTACATAGAATTTGAGTGAATAATCCTCATTTGTGCAGAATGTGTGTTCTGGCTTTTTGTCTGGGAATGTAAAGCAGTTATCATCTAGTCCGACTTTGATGGTGTGAAATAGGTATCCAATATTGACATTTGATGCATGTCTGTGGATGGTGTCACCGTTTTGGCTCTCAAAGTGAATGTATGGGCTCTTTACCTGATAGTCTGGCAGTGAGAAATCAAACTCATCGCCAAAGATTCTAACTAGTATGGCTGCGTGTTCGTGCTCATCTCCTAGCTTGCCAGCGCCTGGTGGGCCTGACATTTGAGTTCCAGTCACTGCTATTTTTTCATAATAATGGTATGACGCATATCCTACAATTGCAATCACTACTGCAAAAACGCCGATTGCAATCAGGGTGTTTTTTTGCTTTGAGGCCTTTTGCCTGTCTGCATAGTTTTCCCGTTCTTTTTCTCGTCGGGATTCCCTGTTATTGCCCATTGAGTTTGGTGCAAAATCAAGCACTAATTAATCAATCGCCATTTGATCTTACGATACTATAATAAAATACAAAACTCCGCAGAAAATGATTGGACTGCATATTCTGCGATATTATATCCAGTAGCCGCGAGGGCCATTTCATTTACGAAGATGATAATCATGTGGCGTTTTTGGACAAGTATCCAATTGACAAGGGTCACACATTAGTTGTTCCAAAACAACACTATGAGAAGATCACAGACATGCCAGAGGAAATGGTTGGGATTTTGTTCTCAAAGATTCCAAAAATCGCTCAGGCAATAATGAAGACTACTGGCGCCGTTGCGTTTTCCTTGGCACAGAATAATGGACGGGCTGCAAAGCAAATCATACCGCATGTCCACGTACACATCATACCAAGATATGCGGAAATGGGTGCAGTCTGGACCAAGCGAACCATTCCAAGCTCGGATGAGCTAAATTCGCAGGCAACACAAATCAAATCAAACTTTTAGGAATTCATCCTATTGGCAATCTGCTTTAGTAATTGAAAGATTTTATCAGTATCTGGGATTCCAGCCCGTCGTAGTTCTGCCTTTAGCAGCAAGAGCGGGTCAGAAATCTCTGGCCTTGTGGTCTTTAGCTCGACTTTGACATTGTTGATTTGCTGGCGTTTTTTTGCAATCTCGTCCTTGGTTCGCTGGACTATGAGTTCCTGGTATAGGAGCTTGTCCTTCATTTTCTCACACTCTTCTTCTAGTACGGATAGTAGATTTTGGACATTTTCGATTGTAACGTGTTTTGGATTTATCTTGTCCAGCTCGTATCTGGTCTTGATTTTATTTTGTAGTAGGTCTAATTCTCCTAGGAATTTTTTTTCATCCTGTTTGATTTGCTTTATTTTCTCCACCTTGTCTTTTATCATGCCGTTTACAAATCTGAAATACTGGTCGGTGTTGCCAAACTGATCCTTTAGCTGAGCAGACTTTTCCTTTACTAGGTCCTCATTGGTTTGGTTTTGGTTGAATCTATTGGAAAATGCAATGATTCGCTCCTTTGGAGACATTGGGTCTGACGATGGATGCTGTTTTAGCTCCGCTGTAATGTGAGACCATTCTTCTTCCGATGAGATGTTTCTATTGTATCGATCATCACCATTGCGTGCAGTACGGTGGATGTGTTTTGTCATCGTATAGTGATGTGCGAGGCTATGATTTTACCCGGGTGTTGTTTATTAGAACACACATTTTTTGTTCGTTTAAAGTAACAAGACTAGTCTTAAAAGATGAACTTCTAATTTTGTAGTGTAATGGACATTTTGATTGCAGAGGACAATGAATTTACTGCAAAACAGTACAAAACGGCGCTGGAAAAGCACAATCACAAAGTCACTCTAACAAAGGATGGGGTAGAGTGCGTTGATCATTACACCAACGAGGCAAAATATGAGGAGTTGTTCCGCAAAACCAGGACATCCCCATTTGATATCGTATTATTGGATCATGACATGCCAAGAATGACTGGAGCTGCAGCCGCAAAAGAAATTCTAGAGCAAAGACCAAACCAGAGGCTGATATTTTTGTCTGCATATGGCAATAATATCATGAATAAACTACAAGATGTCCGAGAGGATACCATCCAAATAGTGCAAAAGCCCTTTTCGCTGAGCTTTTTGATAAAAAAAATAGAAGGCTCGCGTCTCAAAAAAAGAATCATCAATACTCAGGATGGTAATGTGATGACTGCGTCCCAAGATGGTGCGGCAATTCGATAATCTGCCCGACAACCTTTTATGATATAATAAAACCCGACAGTTATTGTCGCCAAAATTTGTCGTAATGGCGGTTTTAACTTCCATCATACTTTGTCAAATCGGATTATTTGCTGTTGCTGAAGCTGAAAAGACTCCTGATTTTGGATTACAAAGAAGCCAAGGAGTACACGAAACTGAACAAAACACAATTCTCGATAGTCGTACACAGTTAAAGATTACAACAAAAAACGGGTTTAACTCTGTAATTGATCTTGTTGTGACTGTCGATCCACCAAATCGCGGAGTGGAGGCGACTATTAATGGAAAGACATCCTTGACAATTGATCCCAAAAAAGAAAATGCAGGTTTGTCAGTCCATGTTTCAGATGATGCCCCTGATGGTGACTATAAAGTAACAATTACCGGTACAAGTATTATCAATGGTAAGAAAGTCGAACGCATTACTTTCTTTACAGTTAAAGTAAAGCCCCCTAGTGAATTTTTCCTTAAAGCAAATCCCTCCTCAATAACAATACCTCAAGGAGGAAGTGGGTTTACCACAGTTAAAGCTACAGCTACAAAGTCATTCAAAAATCCAATTAATTTGGAAGTGTGGTTCAAATCTACTGGATTTTCAAGCAAATTTTCAGGTGATGGGCAATTAACCATGGAAATGATAACTCAGTCCTTTACAGAGTGGTTTATTGAGCCAAAACAAGGCAAACCAACAAACACAAAGCTAGAAATCAAAGTCAATCCTCATGTCGCACCGGGAACGTACTATGCAACAATTGAGGGCACGATGCAAAATGTTCAATTTGGCGCACCTAAACATTCAATCCCACTAACGATTCATGTGACTGCAAATCCAGAATTTGCTCACCTGCAAGTTCCGACTTTATTTGATATGGACTTTGAACATCGACAAGAAACAGTACAAATGGGCTCAATGCTTCTAAATGACATTACCGTTTGGTCGGAGAGGCCTGATGAGACCATCACATTTACTGTATCTGTGTCGCCACCTAACAAAGGAGTATCTGCAGACATAAATCAGAAAAGGATCATCCCAAACAAATTACCAGCTACTGGAGTTTTTGTAATGGTTGCCGTTTCTGATTCTGCTGAGCCTGGCAAATATACGGTCATATTAACTGGTGTCACATCTACACTATCTGGCAAAGAACTAACACAGAGCGCGAGCTTTGATGTCATTGTACCAGAAAAGAACAAAAAAACAGTAGAACCTAAAAACTCGGAACAATCGTTAATTCAAAATGATCCATCAAAATCATCTACAATAAAGAAAGCAGAATTTGCACAAATACGCGCCGAGCTTGGTAAATTATATCAAATCAGCAAACACGGTGAAAAACTTGCATCCCTAATAAAAAATGCCAATGATGATGAATCAAAAGCACTAAAGAAAATGTCCGGAGATATCAAATCCGTTTATTCAAAAACAAAAAACACTGATGCAAAAAAGCTAGACGAGAAAATACAAAAGCAGATTAAAGATGCAGAAGTTGATAAAAAGCAAATATCTGCAATTGACAGCGCATCTAAAAAAATAACAAAACAAATCATTAGTATTGCAAAAGATAACGATATTAAAAAAACAGAATTAGACAAGATAATTAAAAACGACAAAAAAAATACAGATTCAAACAAACCACAATCTCTCAATAAAATCAAAGAGCACTATGTTGCTGCTTACAATGAAATATTTGATGATGATGAGATGTATCGCACTGTTTCTCCCACCGCATCCGCCATTGCTGACTATTGGGACAATGTCATGACTACTCTACCATCGGATCCAGAGCAAATAAGCGAAGATACTATCAGAGCAATAGATCCTTCTGGTTTGTCATCAATCAAAAAAGAATCCATTCTGGATGATTTGGACCCAACAATTAGGGGGCCAGACGTTAATGAGTCAAAAGAAAAGCCAAACACCGAGGAAAACGACCCGAATGCCCCACCAGAATCAATTCTGGATGATGTAGATACTGATTATGCTCCTGATGCTCGCGCACCAAAAGAAAAGCCAAAGACAACACCCTCTGGAATAGATCATCGCAGAATTGCACTAGACGACATGCTCATAATTGAACAATCACTAGCACAAGAACTTCAAGATTATCTCAGAGATAAGATGCTACAAATTGATTTAGAAAGACAACTCAAAGACCTAAAACAAAAAATCACAATCACTGATACAAAAAAGCCGATTATCCAAAAGGATCCAACAAAGCTGCCTGAAACAAAAACTGACACTAAACCAAAAAGCACTCAACCAGAAAAAACAGAAAAGCCAGTCATCCAAAAAGATCCTACAATAACAAAGCCAAGCAACACAAAACCTACACTATCCATTCCAAAACAGGTAACATACGAGGCAACTGGCCCATCTGGAGCAAATGTGGTATTTTCCACATCAAGCCAGGACAAGGAAGACGGCTCACTTATCCCTGTTTGTACTCCTACATCGGGCTCTACATTCCCAATTGGCACAACTTCAGTTAGCTGCACTGTGACAGATTCTAATAATAATTCAGTTTCTGGCTCTTTTACCATAACCGTACGTGATACGACACCTCCTGCCTTTGCACCATTCCAGCCAACAGAAGGAGTCAGGGATGATTCCGGCGTGCAGGTGTTCTTTGATGTTACTGCCAATGATCTGGTAGATGGTAATGTTCCAGTAAGCTGTAATTATCAATCCGGTTACAAATTCCCACCAGGTGTTACCGAATTGAAATGCACTGCATCCGATTCCAGAGGGAATCAATCAACAAAAACAGTACAAATCACAGTAACTGTAACCGAATCAGGCCAATGATACTGTTGATTTTCATTGAACTTTCCAAGATGTAGTCTATTAGATAGAATAAGACGTGATCTTTATTACACAATAGACTAGCAAAAACCTGTGAGACAATTCAAGAATTCCTCACTGTTTTTGATATTCATATTGATTAGTTCTGTAACTTTTACCAATTTTGCAAACGCCCAAGATATCGATGCTGATGGTGATGGCATCTCAGACAATAAGGACAATTGCAAAAAAATAGCAAACAAGAACCAGTCAGATAAGGATGGGGATGGAATTGGTGATAGCTGTGATCCAAAAAATGATAAAAAATCTGATTCGACCAAAAAACAAACAAAACCAACATCACAAAAAAATCCAAAAAGTGTCAACAAAAACAATGTTGTTGCAAAAGCAGAAAATGAAATAAAAGAAACAAAGACCGAGACCCTACCTAATGGTGCTCAAGAGACTACTACAAAATACAAGGATGGTACAAAAGTAGTTGAAGGCAGCGGATTACGTCACACTTGGGTTAGTACAACATACACAAACGGCACAACCATAACGATATACGATGGAGGTGATGGCGGATATGAAAAAAGTAGTATAATGGACAGCGTTCGAGTTCGAGGCTATCCAAATGGAACCATAGTCACATCGGATAGTACAATGCTTATTTACCGATACCCAGACGGTTCGCGTTTTGTAATTTATGATGTGCTCGGAGGTGGTAGAACCGATATTACTTTTGCAGATGGTACTTATCGCTCCATTTATGGAAGTCGCACCGATGATCGTGTGGCAATCGCAGTTGACATATTGAAGTCATTCTGGGGCAATAATGTACCAATAGCAAATCAACGACCGAACGTTAACGATGATGCAATGGTTCCAAAAAGCGCTACACCGCCAACAAAAAATCAGATAAAGGTTTCAAATGATGATCTCAAAACCTTGTATACGATAGCTAAATTACATGAAAGTGCATCTACCACATTAGCTAGTGTAAACGACCAACAAACAAAAATTCTACAAAAAGCTACTGCAGCTGCAAATCAGGACCTAACAAAAGAGCAGAAAACTATACTAAAATCATTACTCAAAGAACAAGATTCTGATAAAAAAGACATCAAAGCAATTCAAGATTATACCAAAAAAGTCTCAAATGCAGTTAAGAAACTAGCTCAAAAAGAAGGACTGAAATCATCAGAACTTGATAAAATAGCAAAACCGGTAAAATCTGGAAAACCCATCAAGAACGGCCCTGCAAACCAGCTAAAACAGGATGCGACAAATGCAAAAGATACCCTTGATGAAGCAAAAAAATTCCAAGAAGAAATTGACTTGGCAAAAATTGCAATTCAGATAGGAGAAATACTGCCAGATTCGGAAGGCAGAAGTAATTTTGAGCAAAGAGTGGAAAAAAGGTTTGAAGAGCAATATGCCAGAGAAAATGCTCGACAAGATCGAGAACGAGAACAAAAATTAGCCAAACAACAAGAAGAGGCTGATGAAAAAAGCAAACAACATGTAATTGACATGATGCAACAGCTCTTAGAACTAGTTCAAAAACAAGAACAAGCCCAGACTGACTCTGTTTTGAATACATTACCTGATCCACATCTATATGAACAAACCCAAAACAAAGATCTGGCTGCAAAGAAGGATCCAAGTAAACCGGCCACTACATCTAATGTTATCCCACTTCAATCAAAACGAGGTACATATAGTGAACCTACAAACCCATGTACATCAAAAAATCTGACTATTGAGGCCATGTGGATTTTGGCAAAATCATCAAACATTGATTCTGGATCAGCTACTGTACTTATTTTAGATCTTGGAAATAACAAACCCAAGACACCTACAAGTATTAGTAAAAATATTGATGATGGGGTAATCCGATATTCTGGATATGCTGAACATCCCGGACATTATCAGCTTTGGTTATCAGAAATCGACGGTAAAATAATGCAAGGCAGTCTAATTGATATTGTAATTCCAAACTTGTGCATCAGTACATCGCCACCTCCAGTCATTGCAGAACCAGGAGGGGGTGGATTTAACGTGGAGCCTAATACAAAACCGACTTTAACCATACCGAAACAAATAACACAAGAAGCTACTGGTCCATCTGGCGCACTTGTGGAATATGTTCCAACAGGCATCGATAAAGAAGACGGTTCCATTACTCCAATATGCAACCCGCCACCATACAGTATTTTTCCAATCGGTGTTACTACTGTATCTTGTACCGTAACTGATTCTAATGGTAATTCCGTATCGGGATCATTCACTGTAACAATACGAGATACCACACCACCAAACATCCCAGCATTTCAACCCCGGGAAGGAGTCAAAGATGAATCTGGAATTCAAGTCTTCTACGAGGTAACTGCAACAGATCTAGTGGACGGTGCAGTACAAGTAAGCTGCAACTATCCTTCTGGCTACAAATTCCCAATAGGAGTCACAGTTTTGACATGTACTGCATCGGATTCACATGGAAATCAATCAACAAGGTCATTACAAATTACGGTAACTTCCACACAATCTGGCCAATAAATCACGGCTTTAATTTTCCACCAATCTTCCACTCTAGTTCTGCTTTTTCCTGAGCAATAACATCCAGTAGTTTTTCTTCAGAGCTTTCCACTTTTTTGATGCTGGACTGGGTTGTTTTCTGTATGTTGTTATTTGCTTCAAAGAACGGTAATCCAACCAAAGAAGCAACAAATGTGATGATTCCAATGCCAGATATTATGGCAATCTTGGTCTTGATGGAATGTTTCATTATTTTAGGTGATTCCAAATAATCAAAAAACTAGTCTGTGATCAAACTGCACAAGCTAGAGATTTGGATTATATCGTAGCATGGCGCCAGATTTGCCCAGACTGGACAACATCACACCGTATTCGGATAGTCCTGAGATGACCTCTATTTTCGTGCCAAAAGGTATTGCTATCGTGGATAGATAATCCACAATATCCTGAACGGTTGCCTCTGAATCCATTGATTTGCAAGATGGGCATGGCTGGTTTAGCAGCTCAGTTTTTCTTGTAATGACCTTGTTGTGTTCTAGTATCTCTTCTTGGATGTTTTTGCATCTTCTACATGTTACTTCCAGTCTGTGCAGATTGGTATCATCGGTGATTAGTATGGTATCAACTACATTATTTTTCAAAAATCCCATTATGTCCTTGAGGCCATAAACTCCAAGGCCTGACCGATTGTTGATTTCTCGGAATAATTTCTCTACTAGTTTTTTTTCTTCTGATAATCGAAAATCAGACAAAACATCCTGAGCTTTTATGAATGCCTCACGAATTCCCTCCGAACCAGAATATGACGTATCCAGTGTGGCAAGCACCATGTTTGCTAGCCTATATTCTAGATAGTTTGCTTTCAGAAAGTCTTCCTTTGTAGGTCCTGGGCCTGACACTATCAAGCCCTTGATTGGATAAATGTCAATGAAAAATTCTTTGGTTACCTCGGCCACACGATTATAATAATATGACAACTCCATTTCTCGCAATCGCTCAAAACGCCTAGCTGACTGGCCACCCTGTCTGTGTTTTCCTGCAACGCCAGAGCTAGTCTCTCGAAGTACCTCGATTTTATCACCATGGAGTAGGCCCCACCCGGCATCCTTGGTATCAATTGCTAAAAACCCAATCAGATTGTCATCTTTTAGCATGTCCTTTAGAATATCGACATGGAAATGATCATCGCATCTATACAGCGAGGTTGCCAAGTCCTTTGGCGGTTCCAGCTCCCATACTTTGATGATCTCACTACCAAGTGGACCGCCGCCTTCTGGTGGAACTGCACCACAAAACACGACCAATCCTCGTGGTGGTGTGTCCTTGTACAGCTTTAATCTCTGCTGGACGCGAGATAGTGCATCTACAACATGGGTTCTAGTCATGGCGGACTTGATGTTGTCTGCGGTTCCAGCCTCCTCTCTTAGCTGGTTAATCACAAGGTGAAGTTGCTTTCCCTTTGGAATGTATACTGTAATGAGCTCAGTTCCCCTTCCGGATATTCGTGATAATTCGTCTAGTGTCTTTTTTATTTTGTAAATTTTAACGGAGTCTTGCTTTTCTATGTTGATTTTTCCCAATGATTGAACGCCTGGCGGATGCAATATTAAGATTCCAAAACGGCATCAAATTTTGTGATATAATGCCGCACTAGTCAATAATCATACCATGGCGTGCCATGCGTGGAAAAAACACCATACCAAATCCAAACACAGGACTATCCCAAACTATTGCGATACAAAATAACAAAATCTGGATTTTACCATATGGAGGAACTGATCACCAGAATATACATTGAAGAACAAATCCCAACCATGCACACTCTGGTGAATCTTGGCATCTTGCTGCGAGTAAACATGTGCCAGACAATGAATATGGAAAATGAGAGTATGTTTCAGGATGTCTCTAGCAGAGCAAAAAAGTTCGGAGGAGTAGAACCAGAATACATTGCCGAGTGTGTCAAATCACTAATCGGACGAGGATTAATTGAAGCAAATCCACAATATGATCGAGGCCTTGCCTTGCAAATACACCACTACGGGTTACATTCCATCTAGTACTTTTCTGAATACTTCTAATGGTTGATTGCCAGTGATCTTTGTTATTTTATCACCAGAAATTATCAGAAATGACGGTGTTGCATTGATTTCAATTCCCTGTGCAAATTCGTATGTATCCAATACCTCTTGATGGTATTTTTTAGAATCAAGACACTCATTTAGTGACGCTGTGTCTACCTCAGCAGCTTGGGCAAATTGGGTTATAGCGTCGCGGTTTACCCAGCCGGTTCTCTCACCTTTCCAGCTTCTATAAATGACATCGTGCATTGGCCAAAATTTCCCTTGCTCATTTGCACAATGAGCTGCCTCTGCTGCCAATACCGAATCAGGACCATTTAATGTAAAATCAACAAAAACAAGGCTTGCCTTGCCAGAATCAATATACTCTTTTTGAATAATACCTAATCTGTCTTTGTGAAATTTGTAACAGTACGTACACTGATAGTCGCCAAACTCGATTATTGTGATGGGTGCTGATTCATCACCCATGTACGGTGAGCCCAAGGTCACCAGTTCAGATACGGTAAAATCCCCAGATTCTGGCTCATTTGTCCCAAAATACACCGCCGCAAAAATGGCTGCTGCCACACCAATTCCTACTGGTATTGCAAGCATTACCTTTGACATTACCCCAAATGAAATTTGCCGCAAACAAATAGCTATCGATGAGTAGCTATTGTCCAGAGAGCCGAGTTTTTTGCGGCAATCTCGGCAACAAAAGGATCAGATGCTGACGATATTATTATGAGATCTCCATTGTGCGGATGCAGCTCATCTAGCAGTGTCTGTCTGGTCTTTGAATCATTTGCAAGACAGTCAATGTTTTCTTTGGGAAACACAAACTGGTTGTCCTTGTATTGGATGGTAGTAGCCCCACTTGCCCCATACAAAATAGCATAGTCTCGTTGCTCCATTCCAGATTTTGTGGCAGTAGAATATCTCTTTAGAATCACACCGTAGTTGAATTTACCTGGAGCAATTGAGCATTTTTTTATTGCACATTCGTGTGGCATCACATCATATAGGGATTTTACAAAATTCTTGCCCTTGTTAGTAAGAAATGTGCCGGATTTTGTCGAGTCTGCAAACGATTCCTCCTTTAGGTGGGCAATCATTGTTTTGACTGCTCCCTCCCCCATGTGTAGCTGCGAGCAAAACATACTTCGAGATACAAATTGATCCACATGCAACATCTGCAAGGCCTTGAAGACGTGCGGAACAGAAAATGTTAAAACCTTTGCTGATCCTTTTCTGGAAACAATATTTTGCAAGGCCTGAACCTTTGATTGCATGCTCATGATTTTATATATTGGATGGATCATCCCAGAACTTAAATACATTCAGCTAAACCTGACTTGCATGTCTCAATCAAAAGAGATTGCAATTTCAAAGTCAAGTGTTCCAAAGATAGCAATTATCGCACTAGCTGCAATATTTGTTCTAGGAATGTTTGTAGTCGGCTTTGATCAAGGACACGTCTTTAGTGTTGTCTTTGGCGAGCAGGCCTTTGATGAAATGTACATTCACGAACTAACTCATGACATGAGACATGCAGCTGGCTTTCCGTGCCACTAGGTGTTCGTCATGAAGGTTTCTCTTTTTATTGCGATCATAGTTTTGTCTGGCGCTCTTGCCGGAGTTTCTTTGGGTTTAGTTAATCTGGTGATAGTCGAGCCATACTTGGATACTGCAATTGGAATTGAAAACCAAAGCCTGTTTGCATCAGGTGAGGAAGAGGATACGCCAGAGTTTTGGGCAAACTATTACTCGTACAGAGTGTGGCAAAAGGGTGGACAGTTACTTGCAGGTGCTATTCTTGGAACATCACTAGGCACATTGTTTGGCATAGTGTTTGCATATTCAAAAAATGCGTTGCCAGGAAAATCAATGATCAAAAAAGCACTGGTGCTGAGCCTCATCATGTGGGCAACACTATATGTGATACCATTTGCAAAATACCCTGCAAATCCTCCAACCGTTGGAGACCCCGAAACCATCATGCTAAGACAGTCATTATATCTGGCATTCATGGCAATCTCTGGCCTTGGCGCACTGGGATTCTATCAGGTATACAAAAAAGTAAACAAAAAGGCAATTGCATTTGCTGGCTATGGAATAATGATGGCAGTAGTGTTCTTTGTAATGCCGCCAAACCCAGACCCAGTACAGATTGACTCTGGACTATTGACTGGCTTTAGGGTAACATCCATG belongs to Candidatus Nitrosotenuis cloacae and includes:
- a CDS encoding CbtA family protein, with translation MKVSLFIAIIVLSGALAGVSLGLVNLVIVEPYLDTAIGIENQSLFASGEEEDTPEFWANYYSYRVWQKGGQLLAGAILGTSLGTLFGIVFAYSKNALPGKSMIKKALVLSLIMWATLYVIPFAKYPANPPTVGDPETIMLRQSLYLAFMAISGLGALGFYQVYKKVNKKAIAFAGYGIMMAVVFFVMPPNPDPVQIDSGLLTGFRVTSMIGMSVFWGVVAIILGALWQKTNPDRTAQAKYQ